A section of the Phaseolus vulgaris cultivar G19833 chromosome 8, P. vulgaris v2.0, whole genome shotgun sequence genome encodes:
- the LOC137824185 gene encoding ferritin, chloroplastic, protein MALAPSKVSPFSGFSLSDGVGAVRNPTCSVSLSFLNKKVGSRNLGVSASTVPLTGVIFEPFEEVKKEELAVPTAGQVSLARQYYADECESAINEQINVEYNASYVYHSLFAYFDRDNVALKGFARFFKESSEEEREHAEKLMKYQNTRGGRVVLHPIKNVPSEFEHVEKGDALYAMELALSLEKLVNEKLRSVHSVADRNKDPQLADFIESEFLSEQVEAIKKISEYVAQLRMVGKGHGVWHFDQSLLHDGHAA, encoded by the exons ATGGCCCTCGCTCCTTCTAAAGTTTCCCCCTTTTCTGGGTTTTCTCTTTCAGACGGTGTTGGGGCCGTGAGAAACCCAACCTGTTCTGTTTCTTTGAGCTTTCTGAATAAGAAAGTGGGAAGCAGGAACCTTGGTGTTTCTGCCTCAACTGTGCCTCTTACTGGGGTGATCTTTGAACCCTTTGAGGAGGTTAAGAAGGAAGAGCTTGCTGTTCCCACTGCTGGGCAGGTTTCGTTGGCTCGTCAGTATTACGCTGATGAGTGCGAATCTGCAATTAACGAGCAGATAAA TGTGGAATACAATGCATCCTATGTGTACCACTCCTTGTTTGCATACTTTGACAGGGACAACGTAGCTCTCAAGGGATTTGCCAG GTTCTTCAAGGAATctagtgaagaagaaagagagcaCGCTGAAAAGCTTATGAAATATCag AACACTCGTGGAGGTAGAGTTGTTCTTCACCCGATCAAGAATGTACCCTCAGAATTTGAGCATGTGGAGAAGGGGGATGCGTTATATG CAATGGAATTAGCTTTGTCTTTGGAGAAGTTAGTGAATGAGAAACTTCGGAGTGTGCACAGT GTGGCAGATCGCAACAAAGACCCTCAATTGGCAGACTTCATTGAAAGCGAGTTTCTTTCTGAACAG GTAGAAGCAATTAAGAAGATCTCAGAGTATGTGGCTCAACTGAGAATGGTTGGAAAGGGTCACG GTGTTTGGCACTTTGATCAAAGTCTGCTTCATGATGGACATGCCGCTTGA
- the LOC137824187 gene encoding receptor-like protein 7, whose amino-acid sequence MRIHQIFFNIFIPLCFICLNINIHQVTCHCHDHDQFLLLQLKENLVFNPATSNKLVHWNQSSDCCQWNGVTCSMGHVIGLDLSGESISGELDNSTLFKLQYLLNLNLAYNDFNSSIPLMFDKLKNLRSLNFSNAGFHGQIPSQISHLKNLTTLDFSTSLASQHFFKLQKPNISMFLQNLTKLSELYLDGVRVSAEGKEWCHALSSLQKLKVLSMSSCNITGPIDSSLATLQGLSVIRLNKNSISSSVPEFFANFSNLNVLELNSCRLSGHFPKGIFQIQTLNVLDISNNKDLHGVLPDFQEDAVLHTMNLSNTNFSGKLPGSISNLKQLSILDLSNCQFFETLPISMSELTQLVYLDLSYNKFNGSLPSFMMVKKLRYLSLLHNSLTGTIATTHFEGLENLLIINLGDNFLSGKFPVSLFTLPSLQELTLSHNGFDGPLDEFPNVSSSKLQLIDLSSNSLQGSIPVSIFRLEGLRFLQLSANEFSGTIALDMIQRSLHTLGLSHNNLSVDITSIDDHDISSFPSMKYLLLGSCNLGEFPGFLRNHPQLHALDLSNNQIHGKIPNWIWRFDSLVYLNLSNNFLTTMEGPFDDLNSKLYILDLHSNKLLGSIPTFTKYAVHLDYSSNKFSTLPLDLENYIPYVYFLSISNNRFQGKIHEAFCNFSYLRLLDLSYNSFNGFIPMCLMTRNSTLRVLNLAGNKLQGSISDTISISCNLRFLNLNENLLGGVIPNSLANCQSLQVLNLGNNQFSDRFPCFLRNISTLQVLILRSNKLNGPISCTHSTTNWEMLHIVDLSYNNFMSILPGALLRSWTRMMGNHTVSYEEHGTLFFDMFDNHDKMRYDNLFSVINKFLVVKLYKLLSTEPYTVVDHIFAYYVTSNQFGGRYLNSVAIVHKAKQMEFIKIPSAFSSLDLSFNHFQGPIPQEFSRLRALKSLNLSHNAFSSNIPSSIGNLRNLESMDLSNNNLSGEIPLELVNLNFIAYLNLSFNHLWGKIPTGGQMNTFEASSFVGNEGLCGPPLKGCTNGRVGDSAPTPVHEMHGSIELNFISVELGFIFGLGIFILPLMFLKRWRVLYWQLVDNFLQRVVPQLDFVYEYYGGQRYKSLKWMG is encoded by the coding sequence ATGAGAATCCATCAAATCTTCTTCAATATCTTCATACCCTTGTGCTTTATATGCTTGAACATCAACATCCACCAAGTAACATGCCACTGTCATGACCATGACCAATTCTTGTTACTCCAATTAAAGGAAAATCTTGTATTCAACCCAGCCACTTCTAACAAATTGGTTCACTGGAACCAAAGTAGTGATTGCTGTCAATGGAATGGAGTAACATGCAGCATGGGACATGTAATTGGTCTTGACTTGAGTGGGGAGTCTATTTCTGGAGAACTAGATAATTCCACTCTCTTtaaactgcaatatttgctGAATTTGAATCTGGCTTACAATGATTTCAACTCTTCCATTCCATTGATGTTTGACAAGCTCAAGAATTTGAGGTCTTTGAATTTTTCAAATGCTGGATTTCATGGACAAATTCCTTCCCAGATTTCTCACCTGAAAAATTTGACGACACTTGACTTCTCTACATCACTTGCCTCGCAACATTTTTTCAAACTCCAGAAGCCAAATATCAGCATGTTCTTGCAGAACCTTACGAAACTCTCAGAACTTTATCTTGATGGTGTAAGGGTCTCTGCTGAGGGAAAGGAGTGGTGTCATGCTTTGTCTTCTCTTCAAAAACTAAAAGTGTTGAGCATGTCATCATGCAATATCACAGGGCCAATTGATTCTTCATTGGCAACTCTTCAGGGACTGTCAGTCATTAGACTGAATAAAAATAGTATCTCAAGCTCTGTGCCAGAATTTTTTGCAAATTTCTCCAATTTGAATGTTTTGGAGCTTAACAGTTGCAGGTTGAGTGGTCATTTTCCAAAGGGCATCTTTCAAATACAAACTCTAAACGTTCTTGATATATCAAACAACAAGGATCTTCATGGAGTTTTGCCAGACTTCCAAGAGGATGCAGTTCTTCACACCATGAATCTTAGTAATACAAATTTCTCAGGGAAATTACCAGGTTCTATTTCGAATCTAAAGCAGTTGTCTATTTTAGATCTATCTAACTGCCAATTCTTTGAAACACTCCCAATTTCAATGTCAGAACTCACTCAACTTGTTTACTTGGACTTGTCTTACAACAAGTTTAACGGTTCACTCCCTTCTTTCATGATGGTAAAAAAACTCAGATATTTATCTCTCTTGCACAATAGTTTGACAGGAACCATTGCTACAACTCATTTTGAGGGACTTGAAAATCTCCTCATCATCAATTTAGGAGATAATTTTCTGAGTGGAAAATTTCCTGTGTCACTTTTTACACTTCCATCTTTGCAAGAACTTACACTTTCTCATAATGGATTTGACGGTCCATTAGATGAATTCCCAAATGTTTCTTCCTCTAAATTACAGTTGATTGACTTGAGCAGCAACAGCTTGCAGGGCTCTATTCCTGTATCTATCTTTCGTCTTGAAGGACTTCGTTTCCTACAACTTTCTGCAAATGAATTCAGTGGCACCATAGCACTTGATATGATCCAGAGGAGTTTACATACATTAGGTCTTTCACACAATAACTTGTCAGTTGATATAACTTCCATTGATGACCATGACATTTCGTCCTTTCCCAGCATGAAATACTTATTGTTGGGTTCTTgcaatttgggagaatttccAGGGTTCTTGAGAAACCATCCCCAATTGCATGCTTTAGACCTATCCAACAACCAGATTCATGGAAAAATACCTAACTGGATTTGGAGATTTGACTCTCTAGTTTATCTAAATCTTTCCAACAATTTTCTCACTACCATGGAAGGACCCTTTGATGATCTGAATTCCAAGCTATACATCCTTGACCTTCATTCCAATAAACTTCTTGGATCCATTCCTACTTTCACAAAATATGCTGTCCATTTGGACTACTCAAGCAATAAATTCAGCACTTTGCCACTTGACTTGGAGAACTATATCCCCTATGTATACTTTCTCTCCATTTCAAATAACAGATTTCAAGGGAAAATCCATGAAGccttttgtaatttttcttatctCCGGTTGCTTGATCTTTCCTACAATAGCTTCAACGGCTTCATTCCCATGTGTTTGATGACAAGGAATAGTACCCTCAGAGTACTAAATCTTGCAGGAAACAAACTCCAGGGTTCTATTTCTGATACCATTTCAATTTCATGTAATTTAAGGTTCCTTAACCTCAATGAAAATCTATTGGGGGGTGTTATCCCAAATTCTCTAGCCAACTGTCAGAGTCTACAAGTCTTAAATCTTGGAAATAATCAGTTTAGTGACAGATTTCCATGCTTCTTAAGGAACATTTCCACCCTACAAGTGCTAATTTTGAGGTCAAATAAACTCAATGGTCCTATTTCATGCACCCATAGCACTACCAATTGGGAGATGCTTCATATTGTGGATTTATCCTACAATAACTTCATGAGTATACTACCTGGAGCATTATTGAGAAGCTGGACAAGAATGATGGGTAATCATACTGTATCCTATGAAGAGCATGGGACATTATTTTTTGACATGTTTGATAATCATGACAAAATGCGTTACGATAATTTGTTCTCGGTTATCAACAAGTTTCTCGTAgtaaaattatacaaattattGTCAACTGAACCTTACACTGTGGTTGACCACATATTTGCTTACTATGTTACTTCTAACCAATTTGGTGGTCGCTATTTGAATTCAGTTGCAATTGTGCACAAAGCAAAGCAAATGGAGTTTATCAAAATTCCCTCTGCCTTCTCTTCCTTGGATCTCTCCTTTAACCATTTTCAAGGTCCAATACCTCAAGAATTTTCGAGATTGAGAGCACTGAAATCTCTTAACCTGTCACATAATGCTTTCTCAAGCAATATCCCCTCATCAATAGGAAATTTGAGGAATCTTGAATCCATGGACTTGTCAAATAACAATCTGAGTGGAGAAATCCCACTCGAGCTTGTGAACTTAAATTTTATAGCATACTTGAATCTCTCATTTAATCATTTGTGGGGGAAAATCCCAACAGGTGGTCAAATGAACACATTTGAAGCATCTTCTTTTGTGGGCAATGAAGGATTATGTGGGCCACCCTTGAAAGGTTGCACCAATGGTAGAGTGGGAGATTCAGCTCCAACACCAGTACATGAAATGCATGGATCAATTGAGTTAAATTTCATAAGTGTGGAGTTGGGATTCATTTTTGGGTTGGGAATCTTCATCCTTCCCCTTATGTTCTTGAAGAGGTGGAGGGTTTTGTATTGGCAGCTAGTGGATAATTTCCTTCAAAGGGTTGTCCCCCAACTTGATTTTGTCTATGAATACTATGGAGGCCAAAGGTACAAGTCTCTAAAGTGGATGGGGTAG